GAGAATTACTATAATCTGTCAGTGTCCTTAAGTAATTCATCACATATCTCGTGAGATGATGAATCCCGCCACCAGCAAATGCGCTAGTTGACACATTTGATGCCACAGCACTCTTGAAATCAAGAAAAGTGGCCTTTGCACAATCTCCCAACCTCTTGAGAACATCCTGGCACTCACTTTTGATATTTAATCCAGTTTCATCACTGTATAAAGTATCAATATCTGGAATAAGGTCTGCTAGAACTTCATACATGTCAAAAATCCGATGTAACTTTTCTGGTTGATGAGGACTTACAGCAATAGCTTCAGCAAAATTTAGAAGCTGCATCATAGAGGCTTTTGATGACTCTGCAAAACATATAGCACTAACTGATTCGAGCTCCCCAAATACCTGATCCACTAGCCATTTTTCACTAGCAAGGTAGACCCTCACGAATATCTTTATAGCTTGAATCCATCTCCTAATTTTGGAGTTACAGGTGCCCCATTCCATCCTCAAGATATCATCAATGCTAAATTTCTCTACTTCAAGAATGAAGAGGCAGTCATCCAAAGCATCTTTCCGGACGCTGATAAATGCCTGCGAGCACTCCCGGCCATATTTTGAATCAAACATTAAATTCACAATGCATCTAAGATCAGGAATAACATCACGATGAATCAAGTTAATAATGTATTCTTCTGCACCTCTACTGACACTGTCTCTCTGAAGCTCATCATCAACAGAATCATCTCCAAATGAGATAATTGAGACATCATCCAAAGTATCTTCTTCACTTGAACGAAACTCAACAGACTGCTTATTCTGAAAAAGTATGTGCTTAAGTTCCTTCTCAAGTCTAGTCATAGCTGTCTGAAGAACTTCATGAGCCTTCCTCGCAAGTGCATTCTCTTCACTATCTTTATTCAAACTCAAGCTCTCCAAACTTTCAGCCAACCTACGTGCTTCATCCACAGCCTTCACATGATCATTAGCCTCATCAGGTCCACAATCCCATATCATCATCTGTTTACCATCTACCTCCCAATTCATAACTTTGTCATGAATCAAATTAAGCCGCTTTTTAATATCACTCAAGTCCTCTTCTTTGTTTTCCGGAGCTTTCGATATGCTAGACAATTGAGTACCAAGCTCAACCGAAGGCTTCCTAGCATCATTTGTCAAGTTCTTATTTGTCTCCAAGGCCTTCACAATATGTTGCGCCGCAGCAATCAAATTCTCATCTCCTTCTAAAGATGGAACCACAGATCTATTCTCCTCCATATCATAAACAATTCAAAACCCACAAGTAGGTTGCAATCACACCCCAACTCAAGAATTAAAAAACCTCACAACAAATTTTAATCTTTCAAACCCCAAGTCCAAAAATTAACTCAAAAATGTTTAACCCCCCAAGAAAAAACAACCAATCAAGCAAATTCAATCAAAAAAAGttcaagaaaaaaaaattaaaaaattaggcTTATGGCACACAACCCAAGATTCTTGGAGGGTGTTCAAGTAAAACACCCAATAATAGACAAGGAGAATTGAATGAACAAATCACAAAACTAGCATAAAATCTAACTTAAAGATACTGAAAACAAGTTGAATAGAAGCACAGATTGATAAATACCCAATAAAGTTAAGATCTTTACAGGTAAAAACATACAAGAACAAgtaaaagaagaagaaaatagaaAAACAAACTGACCCTTTTGAAGATTATGAGGATTTCTGCATCTTTTTGGAGTCTTGAAATTTTTAGAATATTAATACTACAAAACAACATAACACATCTCAAAACCAATCATAGACAGCAAAAACAATAAATAACTAAAATTACAAGCATAAAGATTACAACTTTATATTACACATCTAAAATGAAAAACCCACAACCTAAAAAGTAAATCAGATCACTATAAAATGAAAAACCCAAAACCCTTAAAAAACATTTACATATAAAAACAGATGTACATAAATATACAAAGACACGTGATAACATATTTTTAAGATTAAAAGCTAGGGTTTTTAGTTACAGTGGAGAGACTGCGTACCTCTTTAGTATGTTGAATTAGGGGAGAGATCGGGGCGGTTTTTAAATAAAACCGAAACCGCATGTCctcggtttttaaaatttaaaaccgAAATCGCAACCGAAACCATCGGTTCGGTTTCGATTTAGAAAATCTCGGTTCGGTTTCGAATTTAAAACCGCATCACATAAATTTAACAAAATTAATATGATTTGTATTAAAAACAGAGAGAAGAACTGCTAAGCAAGGCACATGTGTTGACACAAAAACAACAATTTATCCTCACCCTATATATTAGGATCAAATATCACTGGTCGGCTAACTTACAATGATTTGGTTATAGAATTACTAATCAATACTCCCTCTGTctctcccatttgtttacactttcctttttgagatgtcccatccaattgtttacatttcaaaactttccaaaaatagtaaagtttttataatttttaaattaactacatccactaTTTTCCTCCACTATaaccactttatacatataatattaatcggtatcactactttactcattttttcaacttttctccactactttatcatttttcttaaactccgcgccccacccaaatgtaaacatttggaagggacagagggagtataatTTAGTAAACTCATGTATGTACGGAGAGTAGAGATCATTTTTCTACTTATTAAATCATCGTGTAAACTCTTAAAAAAAATGGAAGTCTTATGATCAGTTAGCAtctattattatatatataatagagcaaataggggtttgatgagacattttattcaactttaaaattatcaatttactcctcattaataaatacaattaatTGTCAAATGTAATACCACGTATTAATTACATCTAAGTTATTACTCCCtctgttttttttatttgtcgctTTGACTTTTGCACACATTTCAATGTGTTTTGACCGGCTAATTAGAATtatcatttataaaaaaaaaattttgtaaataaaagtagacaacttatattttaattcacaaaaagaaaatttttaaaaacatATTTCTAACTAGCCGGTCAAATCACATTGAAATACGTGCAAAAGTCAAagcgacaaataaaaaaaaacagagggagtattactccttattaataaatacaaataATTGTCATATTTAATAACAAATGTTAATTACACTTAactcattaatattaataatttatatatgttaCCATTTATTGTTGAATATTAAAAAGATATAATTAGATATcttaaatttaataatatttgcctatatatatattaaattcttattttttttgaagactctatataaaataaatttattttcagcAAATAAATTTAATATGTTAGCTAATCTGAAAACTACAATATTAGTGTATCGAGCGGTAAACCCAAGAAatataaaagatattttgtttgtataataataaaatagtggGTTATGAGAAGGTTTTATAATAAAGTTGAGATTTTTATTAATGACTAAATCAAATATAAACTAATATTAGtttcaagattttgaatatatatgataaaatattaaaatttcaAGTTCATTGCGGTTACAGAAATGTTTTACAATAGTAAGGTGAATCATTTTTCTTACATTAATCAGTTTAAAGATTTTATTTTAAGTAAAAGATTTATAAGATTACTGCAGTGTTACAGAAACCGGCAATTTCGTTGATAATTCGCCGGAAGGCAACTAAACGATATTATAGAGCAAAATCAgagtataatttttttttgccATTTTCGGTCAAAATCGACAATTTTTCGGTAAAAATTCGACGAATCAAACACACGATTTGAGGCTCTACAGagaaaaaaaggaagaagaaatatACTCAGCCTTGAGTTGGTGAAGAACAACTATTTTAACTGAATAAACCAGACAACCGCCGAATGGAAACCGGAAAGATaagtgaagaagaagaagagagaggCGTAAAGATGATTAATACTCTTATTATTTTAATGAATAATACAcacaaaataattttataacttGATATGGATGTACAAATGACAACATTGCAATTTTACAAATCTCAAGTATAAttattttacttatatattttaaaaagaatataaaaatttGTCCGGTTTATTCCGATTTAACATTTCAATAAATTCCTGATTTTTTATAAATCGCAAATCGGTAGTTCAACCAATTTAGTCCAATTTCTAATTTCTATAACCATGGATTACTGACCtaataattaatatatttatcataaaaaTTGAAGTATATTGAAAAATGTATTCATATTGTCAATTGTACAATATTATATTCAATATGTCGACTTACATATCCAATCATTTCATTTTTTGCTAAGAAACTTAAGAATTATCTCATATTCACTGTATTTTGTATCACTAATTGTACTATGTAAACAACTGTAGCAACTCTTTATTAACTTCGTAATATTTCATTCTTATGAGTTTGTGTAATTATTTTCATGAGAAATTTGTGATTTTATTTGCATTATATTTTGTTCGTATATTTTGGTTTCATTGCCGCACTTTCAATTTATTTTGAGAGAAAACACGTTAAGTACCCCTTCATcctcaattttataaaaagaGATATTTAGTTAATTGATCCATAAGGAAGCAATAGGAATAAATCGTCAATAATTACAGTCAAAATAATATCAATTCACGTAATATAGAACATGTCCGTGCATTGCACGGGTTATAGAGCTAGTTATACTTAGAAGCCCAAGTACTCAAATACTAATAAACCTTCAGTTTTTATTACTTGTATTCATAATAAAATTTATctatttattaaatttaaaaattatataatttatttattaatttattaatttattttaatagtCGGATCGGTTTCGGTTCTTTTCGGTTCGGTTTTAAGGTATAACCAAAACCGCGCAATCGGTTCCGATTTTTAATTTTTAGGGTCCGGTTTCGGTTTGGATTTATACGGTTCGTTTTTTAGCGGttttcggtttcggtttcggttttGTCGGATTTTTGCTCACCCCTATGTTGAATCGTATGTTCTCTAGAACACGGTTTGAGGTACTTGTGTTTGTGTTGCTCTATTTGGGAGTGCCGATAAAACTGATATGCTGGAAAAAAGTGTCGTCAGGAAAATTAGATAACggtttggtaattttttttaatttatacatattttgagatataatatataaaaataatatttttgagaagaTCTGATAGTGAAATTGATagcttgttaggaatatgtgtattagtttgatgataagttaaacaaaacacttaagtagaaatctagtgtttgtagcctcaacggataagaccattctggctatccgtgaaaggagtagctttacttagaaataagtttagtattgtagcacatttcattctctgtatttaagttgtaattcttggatgttgtgggaaattatcagtcatgttgactactagtggatatgcaaataggaggactaattataaatatttcatgcattgtaattttgtataagtgaagtagtatcaactgatattaaaggccttcaacggatgagaaacaaagcttcaacggatgtctctaaaacttcaacggataacatccatcaacggatgagtgcttcaacgaataaagcttcaactgctaatgcatcaacggataaagcttcaacggataaatccatcaacggatgaaagcttcaacggatgcttagttcaatagcagttgatagtgataattcatgagctgacagaggcacatgggttgacagagacaaactggaatgtagcagcctctaggaggaatcaaaaaaatgcagcatttccattctggtgcaaacaaggaagtattcaaagattcacagctaaacctaaattgcattggatagagaaatgaggaagaaacatgtgaagaatcttttatttatattttacagttttgtcttcacttgtaaacttggtgatatataaaccaagtagca
This is a stretch of genomic DNA from Apium graveolens cultivar Ventura unplaced genomic scaffold, ASM990537v1 ctg2460, whole genome shotgun sequence. It encodes these proteins:
- the LOC141700506 gene encoding exocyst complex component EXO70E2-like, whose amino-acid sequence is MEENRSVVPSLEGDENLIAAAQHIVKALETNKNLTNDARKPSVELGTQLSSISKAPENKEEDLSDIKKRLNLIHDKVMNWEVDGKQMMIWDCGPDEANDHVKAVDEARRLAESLESLSLNKDSEENALARKAHEVLQTAMTRLEKELKHILFQNKQSVEFRSSEEDTLDDVSIISFGDDSVDDELQRDSVSRGAEEYIINLIHRDVIPDLRCIVNLMFDSKYGRECSQAFISVRKDALDDCLFILEVEKFSIDDILRMEWGTCNSKIRRWIQAIKIFVRVYLASEKWLVDQVFGELESVSAICFAESSKASMMQLLNFAEAIAVSPHQPEKLHRIFDMYEVLADLIPDIDTLYSDETGLNIKSECQDVLKRLGDCAKATFLDFKSAVASNVSTSAFAGGGIHHLTRYVMNYLRTLTDYSNSLSSLLRDNDTDDPASSSPDSNQATEEDNSVNSPHYLSPIAVHFRSLTSILERNLIDNSKLYKDNSLGCLFLMNNIHYMAEKAKNSELRTILGDDWICKHNWKFQHHAMDYERGTWSSILSLLKDEGLYNSRSNSISKTLLKERLQSFNLAFEDVYKNQTGWTIPDIQLRDDLRISTSLKVIQAYRTFVGRHTNHISDKHIKYTADDLENHLMDLFEGFPRSLQHSFHRK